A window from Urocitellus parryii isolate mUroPar1 chromosome 1, mUroPar1.hap1, whole genome shotgun sequence encodes these proteins:
- the LOC144256437 gene encoding butyrophilin-like protein 9 isoform X1 — MEDFPVSLDFLKQVPLPSNLFFLTYLLLFLQHEEANSEEVKVIGPGESILAIVGEEVDFPCQLSPLLNAEDMEIHWFQSQPSDVVHLYKGRQELFDRQMAQFQNRTKLVTTEISSGKVVLLLRSVVPSDEGLYGCSFLSNNFSGEAIWELEIAGLGSDPHIYIEGFKEGGIQMRCTSNGWYLKPKVQWKDHQGQCLPLESEVITQDVKGLFNLETSVVVQGEAHRNMSCSIQSPLLIQKKEFVVQIADVFLPGTSPWKSAFLGTLVALPLLLALLAMLALYFLHKQQQSQEKLKKQTKKEQGKLTAQLKKLQTELDWRRTEGQAEWRAAQQYAVDVTLDATTAHPSLEVSKDAKSVSSRPVVPILADGCPQRFTEQTCVLSRERFSTGRHYWEVHVGRRSRWFLGACLATVQRSGPARLSPAGGYWVMGLWNSCEYFVLDPHRVALTLRVPPRRVGIFLDCEAGKLSFFNVSDGSHIFTFTDTFSGALCAYFRPRAHDGGEHSNPLTICSWPARGTCVPEENDLDCLLQPYDPLDTDLGLW, encoded by the exons ATGGAGGATTTCCCAGTATCCTTGGATTTTTTGAAGCAAGTACCTCTGCCCAGCAATCTCTTCTTCCTCACCtaccttctccttttccttcaacATGAGGAGGCAAATTCAG AGGAGGTCAAGGTGATAGGCCCTGGGGAATCCATACTGGCCATTGTCGGGGAAGAGGTGGATTTCCCGTGCCAATTGTCACCGCTCCTGAACGCTGAAGACATGGAGATCCACTGGTTCCAGAGCCAGCCCTCTGATGTAGTGCACCTGTACAAGGGGCGGCAGGAGCTCTTCGACCGACAGATGGCGCAGTTCCAAAACAGGACCAAACTCGTCACGACGGAGATCAGCTCTGGCAAAGTCGTCTTGCTGCTCCGCAGCGTGGTTCCATCAGACGAGGGCCTGTATGGATGCAGCTTTCTCTCCAACAACTTCTCTGGTGAAGCCATCTGGGAGCTGGAGATAGCAG GGCTGGGCTCAGATCCACATATCTACATTGAAGGCTTTAAGGAAGGAGGCATTCAGATGAGATGCACCTCCAATGGCTGGTACCTCAAACCCAAAGTTCAGTGGAAAGATCACCAGGGACAGTGCCTGCCACTGGAGTCTGAAGTCATTACCCAAGATGTCAAGGGCTTGTTCAATCTGGAAACATCTGTGGTTGTCCAAGGTGAAGCCCATCGCAACATGTCTTGCTCCATCCAGAGCCCTCTGCTGATCCAGAAGAAAGAATTTGTGGTCCAGATAGCAG ATGTATTTCTTCCCGGAACTTCCCCTTGGAAGAGTGCTTTCTTAGGAACCCTGGTGGCACTGCCGCTACTCCTGGCCCTCCTCGCGATGCTGGCGTTGTACTTCTTGCACAAGCAACAGCAGTCTCAAG AAAAGCTAAAGAAACAGACAAAGAAGGAACAAG GAAAACTGACTGCACAGCTGA AGAAGCTTCAAACCGAGCTTG ACTGGAGAAGGACTGAAGGTCAGGCTG AGTGGAGGGCAGCACAACAATATGCAG TGGACGTGACCTTGGATGCAACCACAGCGCACCCCAGCCTGGAGGTTTCTAAGGATGCCAAAAGCGTTTCTTCTCGCCCAGTGGTACCGATTCTTGCAGATGGTTGTCCACAAAGGTTCACTGAGCAAACGTGCGTCCTGAGCCGGGAGCGCTTCTCCACAGGCCGCCACTACTGGGAAGTGCACGTGGGCCGAAGGAGCCGCTGGTTCCTGGGCGCCTGTCTGGCAACTGTGCAACGCTCAGGACCCGCGCGCCTGAGCCCGGCTGGTGGCTACTGGGTGATGGGGCTGTGGAACAGCTGCGAGTACTTCGTCCTGGACCCACACCGTGTAGCGCTCACTCTGCGCGTCCCTCCGCGGCGCGTGGGCATCTTCCTGGACTGTGAGGCGGGAAAGCTGTCCTTCTTTAACGTGTCCGATGGCTCCCATATCTTCACCTTCACAGACACCTTCTCAGGGGCTCTCTGCGCATATTTCAGGCCCAGGGCCCACGATGGTGGAGAACACTCTAATCCACTAACCATCTGCTCTTGGCCGGCTAGAGGGACGTGCGTCCCAGAAGAGAACGACTTGGACTGCCTGTTACAGCCTTATGATCCCTTGGATACCGACTTAGGTCTGTGGTGA
- the LOC144256437 gene encoding butyrophilin-like protein 9 isoform X2, protein MRRQIQEVKVIGPGESILAIVGEEVDFPCQLSPLLNAEDMEIHWFQSQPSDVVHLYKGRQELFDRQMAQFQNRTKLVTTEISSGKVVLLLRSVVPSDEGLYGCSFLSNNFSGEAIWELEIAGLGSDPHIYIEGFKEGGIQMRCTSNGWYLKPKVQWKDHQGQCLPLESEVITQDVKGLFNLETSVVVQGEAHRNMSCSIQSPLLIQKKEFVVQIADVFLPGTSPWKSAFLGTLVALPLLLALLAMLALYFLHKQQQSQEKLKKQTKKEQGKLTAQLKKLQTELDWRRTEGQAEWRAAQQYAVDVTLDATTAHPSLEVSKDAKSVSSRPVVPILADGCPQRFTEQTCVLSRERFSTGRHYWEVHVGRRSRWFLGACLATVQRSGPARLSPAGGYWVMGLWNSCEYFVLDPHRVALTLRVPPRRVGIFLDCEAGKLSFFNVSDGSHIFTFTDTFSGALCAYFRPRAHDGGEHSNPLTICSWPARGTCVPEENDLDCLLQPYDPLDTDLGLW, encoded by the exons ATGAGGAGGCAAATTCAG GAGGTCAAGGTGATAGGCCCTGGGGAATCCATACTGGCCATTGTCGGGGAAGAGGTGGATTTCCCGTGCCAATTGTCACCGCTCCTGAACGCTGAAGACATGGAGATCCACTGGTTCCAGAGCCAGCCCTCTGATGTAGTGCACCTGTACAAGGGGCGGCAGGAGCTCTTCGACCGACAGATGGCGCAGTTCCAAAACAGGACCAAACTCGTCACGACGGAGATCAGCTCTGGCAAAGTCGTCTTGCTGCTCCGCAGCGTGGTTCCATCAGACGAGGGCCTGTATGGATGCAGCTTTCTCTCCAACAACTTCTCTGGTGAAGCCATCTGGGAGCTGGAGATAGCAG GGCTGGGCTCAGATCCACATATCTACATTGAAGGCTTTAAGGAAGGAGGCATTCAGATGAGATGCACCTCCAATGGCTGGTACCTCAAACCCAAAGTTCAGTGGAAAGATCACCAGGGACAGTGCCTGCCACTGGAGTCTGAAGTCATTACCCAAGATGTCAAGGGCTTGTTCAATCTGGAAACATCTGTGGTTGTCCAAGGTGAAGCCCATCGCAACATGTCTTGCTCCATCCAGAGCCCTCTGCTGATCCAGAAGAAAGAATTTGTGGTCCAGATAGCAG ATGTATTTCTTCCCGGAACTTCCCCTTGGAAGAGTGCTTTCTTAGGAACCCTGGTGGCACTGCCGCTACTCCTGGCCCTCCTCGCGATGCTGGCGTTGTACTTCTTGCACAAGCAACAGCAGTCTCAAG AAAAGCTAAAGAAACAGACAAAGAAGGAACAAG GAAAACTGACTGCACAGCTGA AGAAGCTTCAAACCGAGCTTG ACTGGAGAAGGACTGAAGGTCAGGCTG AGTGGAGGGCAGCACAACAATATGCAG TGGACGTGACCTTGGATGCAACCACAGCGCACCCCAGCCTGGAGGTTTCTAAGGATGCCAAAAGCGTTTCTTCTCGCCCAGTGGTACCGATTCTTGCAGATGGTTGTCCACAAAGGTTCACTGAGCAAACGTGCGTCCTGAGCCGGGAGCGCTTCTCCACAGGCCGCCACTACTGGGAAGTGCACGTGGGCCGAAGGAGCCGCTGGTTCCTGGGCGCCTGTCTGGCAACTGTGCAACGCTCAGGACCCGCGCGCCTGAGCCCGGCTGGTGGCTACTGGGTGATGGGGCTGTGGAACAGCTGCGAGTACTTCGTCCTGGACCCACACCGTGTAGCGCTCACTCTGCGCGTCCCTCCGCGGCGCGTGGGCATCTTCCTGGACTGTGAGGCGGGAAAGCTGTCCTTCTTTAACGTGTCCGATGGCTCCCATATCTTCACCTTCACAGACACCTTCTCAGGGGCTCTCTGCGCATATTTCAGGCCCAGGGCCCACGATGGTGGAGAACACTCTAATCCACTAACCATCTGCTCTTGGCCGGCTAGAGGGACGTGCGTCCCAGAAGAGAACGACTTGGACTGCCTGTTACAGCCTTATGATCCCTTGGATACCGACTTAGGTCTGTGGTGA